In a single window of the Elaeis guineensis isolate ETL-2024a chromosome 6, EG11, whole genome shotgun sequence genome:
- the LOC105047694 gene encoding uncharacterized protein, with the protein MGRKKNVTIDDDEYSMPQDDPAEPPPSEGPEKENRVAPKKSKKGGKAQRNADKGDDAIEPQKPAVADDALLAVEGAAEGEDEIPVVFSGKKKSSKSKKNTGAFSAFNALNALGDEEENKEPEPEPRPKAKSKPEVNNHVVEDEGDVSGDLDGEFGRQGGMGDVASKKQQKKKKKKGGRTAQEEDLDKLLAELGEGPPVASTAPPAFTSPAAEEQAEEGDDNEIKDADLEPNKQEDALEEAASKKKKKKKKSGRTAQEEEDLDKILAELGEGPAPPPVVEETAPVLPGQAQAAGDEKDGEAESVESAAAKKKKKKKEKEKEKKAATAAAPAAVEAKEEKKEEAKGKGPDKKLPKHVREMQEALARRKEAEERRKREEEERLRKEEEERRRLEEMERLAEEAKRRKKEREKEKLLKKKQEGKLLTGKQKEEQRRLEAMRKQFLAQSEVPIGDAGGETKKRPKYETKKSKHTQAKFVEVEKVAESQAEADEPTTEPTVEDAMAEEESVSQVEEAEDNVEANQEPEEVKVMEEDEDEDEWDAKSWDDVDVTLPATSAFAEEDQEQVEAKPVVRKGAERVASLVPAEPQAHSTVTTKPAVKKVFAPCAPSKKTGVENKENENENVSTTNTERGNEVVAKQGSRTVDDKSKKSGNDLRSPICCILGHVDTGKTKLLDCIRRTNVQEGEAGGITQQIGATYFPTENIRERTKELKADATLKVPGLLVIDTPGHESFTNLRSRGSSLCDIAILVVDIMHGLEPQTIESLNLLKSRNTEFIVALNKVDRLYGWKPCPNAPIVKALKQQSNDVKNEFNMRLTQIITQLKEQGLNTALYYKNREMGETFNIVPTSAISGEGIPDLLLLLVQWAQKTMEEKLTYVDEVQCTVLEVKVIEGLGTTIDVVLVNGVLHEGDQIVICGMQGPIVTNIRALLTPHPMKELRVKGSYLHHKELKAAQGVKISAQGLEHAIAGTALYVVKPEDDLEDVKEAVMQEMNKVMSRIDKSGEGVYVQASTLGSLEALSEFLKTPDVNIPFSDFNIGPVHKKDVMKASVMLERKKEYATILAFDVKVMPDARELAEETGVRIFVADIIYHLFDQFKAYIDNLKEEKKKESAEEAVFPCVLRIMPNCIFNKKDPIVLGVDVLEGIAKVGTPICIPSRDFIDIGRIASIEINHKHVDVATKGQKVAIKIVGSSPEEQQKMYGRHFDIDDELVSHISRRSIDILKANYRDDLSLEEWKLVVRLKQIFKIP; encoded by the exons ATGGGTCGGAAGAAAAACGTGACGATCGACGACGACGAGTACTCGATGCCGCAGGACGATCCGGCGGAGCCGCCGCCGTCGGAGGGCCCGGAGAAGGAGAACCGCGTCGCGCCcaagaagagcaagaagggtgGCAAGGCCCAGCGCAACGCCGACAAGGGCGATGATGCCATAGAGCCGCAGAAGCCCGCCGTCGCCGACGACGCCCTGTTGGCGGTGGAGGGGGCGGCGGAGGGCGAGGACGAGATTCCCGTCGTCTTCTCTGGTAAGAAGAAGTCGTCTAAATCTAAGAAGAATACTGGTGCTTTCAGTGCTTTCAATGCTTTGAATGCCCTCGGGGATGAGGAGGAGAACAAAGAGCCGGAACCAGAACCGAGACCTAAAGCCAAGTCGAAACCTGAGGTCAATAACCATGTGGTGGAGGACGAAGGGGACGTGAGCGGGGATCTTGATGGGGAATTTGGCCGGCAGGGTGGTATGGGGGATGTTGCATCGAAGAAGcagcagaaaaagaagaagaagaaaggtggGAGGACCGCCCAGGAGGAGGACTTGGACAAACTCCTAGCGGAACTGGGGGAGGGCCCTCCGGTGGCCTCTACTGCCCCACCCGCGTTTACTTCTCCGGCTGCTGAGGAACAAGCCGAAGAAGGAGATGATAATGAGATAAAGGATGCTGATTTGGAACCAAACAAGCAGGAGGATGCTTTGGAGGAGGCTGcctccaagaagaagaagaagaagaagaagagtggaAGGACTGCCCAGGAAGAGGAGGACTTGGATAAGATTCTTGCTGAGCTTGGGGAGGGCCCTGCACCACCCCCAGTAGTGGAGGAGACAGCTCCAGTTCTGCCAGGGCAGGCACAGGCTGCGGGAGATGAGAAGGATGGGGAAGCTGAGAGTGTGGAGTCAGCTGcagcaaagaagaaaaagaagaagaaagagaaggagaaagagaagaaggccGCTACTGCTGCTGCACCTGCCGCAGTGGaggctaaggaagagaagaaggaagaagcaAAGGGAAAGGGTCCTGACAAGAAGCTTCCAAAACATGTTAGGGAGATGCAGGAGGCGTTGGCAAGGAGGAAGGAGGCggaagagaggagaaagagggaggaagaggagagactgaggaaggaagaggaggaaaggaGGAGATTGGAGGAGATGGAGAGGCTTGCAGAAGAGgcgaagaggaggaagaaagaaagggagaaggagaagttgctgaagaagaagcagGAGGGCAAACTCTTGACAGGCAAGCAGAAGGAGGAGCAGAGGAGGTTGGAAGCAATGAGGAAACAGTTCCTTGCTCAGAGTGAGGTTCCGATAGGTGATGCTGGTGGAGAGACAAAGAAAAGACCCAAGTATGAGACCAAGAAGTCCAAACACACTCAGGCAAAGTTTGTGGAGGTAGAGAAAGTCGCTGAAAGCCAGGCAGAGGCGGATGAACCCACTACAGAGCCAACTGTTGAAGATGCTATGGCTGAAGAAGAGTCTGTATCTCAAGTTGAGGAGGCTGAGGACAACGTTGAAGCTAATCAGGAGCCAGAAGAGGTTAAAGTGATGGAAGAGGATGAAGATGAGGATGAGTGGGATGCAAAGAGCTGGGACGATGTTGATGTTACATTGCCTGCCACAAGTGCATTTGCTGAGGAGGATCAAGAGCAGGTGGAGGCAAAACCTGTTGTTAGAAAAGGTGCAGAGCGTGTTGCATCTTTGGTGCCTGCTGAACCTCAGGCTCACTCTACAGTGACCACAAAGCCTGCTGTCAAAAAGGTCTTTGCTCCTTGTGCACCTTCAAAGAAGACTGGTGTGGAAAACAAAGAGAATGAGAATGAAAATGTGTCCACCACTAATACTGAGAGGGGAAATGAAGTTGTCGCTAAGCAAGGGTCAAGGActgtagatgataaatcaaagaagagTGGCAATGATCTCCGCTCACCCATTTGTTGCATTCTGGGTCACGTAGATACTGGGAAAACCAAGCTGCTAGATTGCATTAGACGCACTAATGTACAGGAGGGAGAGGCTGGGGGTATCACCCAACAAATTGGAGCTACCTATTTTCCAACTGAAAACATAAGGGAGAGAACCAAGGAGCTGAAAGCTGATGCAACATTGAAGGTTCCAGGCTTACTTGTCATTGATACCCCTGGTCATGAATCCTTCACCAATTTACGCTCTAGAGGTTCCAGCTTATGTGATATTGCTATATTGGTTGTGGACATTATGCATGGGCTTGAACCACAAACAATTGAATCCCTTAACCTTCTAAAAAGTCGGAACACAGAGTTCATAGTGGCATTGAATAAG GTGGATCGACTTTATGGGTGGAAACCCTGCCCAAATGCACCCATAGTGAAGGCTCTCAAACAACAGTCCAATGATGTGAAGAATGAGTTTAATATGAGACTTACACAG ATTATAACTCAGCTCAAGGAGCAGGGTCTGAACACAGCTCTGTACTACAAGAACAGAGAAATGGGAGAAACATTTAATATTGTTCCCACAAGTGCTATCAG TGGCGAAGGAATACCAGATCTTCTGTTGTTGTTGGTACAGTGGGCGCAGAAAACAATGGAAGAAAAGCTTACGTATGTTGATGAAGTCCAG TGTACTGTTTTGGAAGTCAAAGTGATTGAAGGTCTAGGAACTACCATCGATGTTGTGCTGGTAAATGGCGTTCTTCATGAAGGTGACCAAATAGTTATTTGTGGCATGCAG GGCCCTATTGTTACCAACATTAGAGCTTTGCTTACCCCCCATCCTATGAAGGAGCTCCGAGTGAAG GGCTCATACTTGCATCATAAAGAGCTTAAAGCTGCACAAGGTGTGAAAATTTCTGCACAG GGACTTGAGCATGCCATTGCAGGCACTGCCCTTTATGTGGTAAAACCTGAGGACGATTTGGAAGATGTCAAGGAGGCTGTAATGCAAGAGATGAATAAGGTTATGAGCCGTATTGACAAGAGTGGGGAGGGTGTGTATGTGCAGGCCTCTACCCTCGGGTCATTGGAAGCTCTTTCAGAGTTTTTGAAAACCCCAGATGTAAACATTCCCTTCAGCGATTTTAACATAGGTCCTGTTCACAAGAAAGATGTTATGAAGGCTAGTGTTATGCTTGAGAGGAAAAAAGAGTATGCAACTATTTTGGCATTTGATGTCAAAGTGATGCCTGATGCTCGGGAGCTTGCTGAGGAAACTGGTGTGAGGATTTTTGTAGCTGATATTATTTATCACCTGTTTGACCAGTTCAAGGCTTACATTGACAActtaaaggaagaaaagaagaaagaaagtgctgaagaggcaGTATTCCCATGTGTTCTTAGGATCATGCCAAACTGCATTTTCAACAAGAAGGACCCAATTGTATTGGGTGTCGATGTTCTTGAAGGCATTGCTAAG GTGGGCACTCCTATATGCATTCCTTCAAGGGATTTCATTGATATTGGGAGGATCGCATCAATCGAGATTAACCATAAACATGTCGATGTGGCAACGAAGGGACAGAAGGTGGCTATAAAG ATTGTTGGTTCTAGTCCTGAAGAACAACAAAAGATGTATGGCAGACATTTTGATATTGATGATGAGCTAGTTAGTCATATCTCAAGGAGATCAATTGACATACTGAAAGCCAATTATAGG GATGACTTATCTCTTGAAGAGTGGAAGCTTGTTGTGAGGTTGAAGCAGATTTTCAAGATACCCTGA